The Streptomyces halobius genomic interval GGGCCTCTGACAGGATCGATACCACGAAATCGATCCACATTTGCATGACCCGTGTCCGGTCGACGCGATCGGTACCCTGTTCCATCGTCAGGCGTGCGGCACCCCGCTGGATCGGGTTGATTCGCAGCCCATATACGAGCAGGTAGGTTGCGTCTACAAGTTCCTGCACCCGCAGATGTTGCGGAGGAACAGACATTCCCTCGAACTGCTCCTCGAAGATGGCAGCGGCGACGGCCTGCTTATCGCGGAAGTGGTAGTACAGGGCACCGCGCGTGACCTCAGCCTCTTTTGCGATGTCGCCCACCGTGGTCATGGGATAGCCGTGCCTATCGAAAAGGGTCGCTGCGCATTCGAGAATGCGGCTACGGGTGCGGATGGAGCGCTCCTGCTGGGGGGTCCGTTCCGCCCGGCCATCATGAGTCACTACACGTCTCCATTTCGTCTTCGTCGAGTTACGCGGTGCGTTCGAACTGCCAACGAAGGTAGATAACGAGTCGTTGAGATCACCAACGTGTAGGTTTTTTGGCGCATATCGAACAAGGCGCTCGAAATGATCTAGACATTGAACATTTCCGCAGGTCACAGCCCCGCCTAGGAGGATCCAGACAGTTCGTGATCAATGAGCGCGAGTGACGCAAGAGGCATTAAGAGATGTAGATCACTCGCCATACCTGCACCTAGGCCGAAAAAGCGAGAGGCCCCGCACAGGCGGGGCCCCTCTGTCAGTAAACCGTCTCCGATTCAGGCAAACACAGCCTCGAAATCACTACTCGCGGGCACCAACAGCCTCAACTGGCGCTGCGCATATGAAACTTCACGCACGCATGGCGTACAGGATTGTCACGGGAAGGCCGCTGGCCGACGCATGCCGGATGGCGTTTCGCTCTGCACGGTCGCGATGCAATCGCCGTATGCGGGCAAGTCCGGTCTCGCAGGCAAACAAGGCTCCGGAATCCCTCCCAGCCGGATAAGCGCATAAGCAATGCGCTTATAGACAAGGCAATTTACTCCTGTGACCGTACTTAAGGGCTGTCCCGCAATTGATCTCTGGCTCGGCGCGGGCAGGTTCGGCCGGGGGCGGTCGAGTGCACCTA includes:
- a CDS encoding ScbR family autoregulator-binding transcription factor — protein: MTHDGRAERTPQQERSIRTRSRILECAATLFDRHGYPMTTVGDIAKEAEVTRGALYYHFRDKQAVAAAIFEEQFEGMSVPPQHLRVQELVDATYLLVYGLRINPIQRGAARLTMEQGTDRVDRTRVMQMWIDFVVSILSEAQKQGEVRPEVDVNRASRYFVAAFAGVQNMSQAFTKRHDLDEYLTDMWQYTLPAIVSDGVMAKLMLDPERGAQLARHGMALAS